In Castanea sativa cultivar Marrone di Chiusa Pesio chromosome 6, ASM4071231v1, a single window of DNA contains:
- the LOC142641713 gene encoding two-pore potassium channel 1-like encodes MASNDAKGKGPLQASLVNPTPQTSMTDVPTHRSDPLTGSVSRGTSNNDPNPCSTSNSRKSHQNLKLVALVLAVYLGLGTVCFYLLEPQMTGHKTNEIIDAVYFCIVTMATVGYGDIVPNSVLSKLFVCVFAFAGMALVALGLTKAVDYFLKKQADLLINALHMDQNASEAKYEKNYKGVKYKCLVVIIIILMLMIAGTAVLATVEKLDLIDAFYCVSVTVTTLGYGDKSFKTERGRIFAVFWILTSTIFVAQFLCYITELHVQRGQRELVKQVLSQKITSKDLEAADLDKDKSVEPAEFILDRLKKMEKISEDDIADIKEEFRKRDVNKSNTLTESDLPQSTQAEN; translated from the exons ATGGCTAGCAATGATGCAAAAGGGAAAGGTCCATTACAGGCAAGTTTAGTAAATCCTACACCTCAAACAAGTATGACAGATGTGCCAACACATAGAAGTGATCCCCTAACTGGTTCTGTTTCTAGGGGGACAAGTAACAATGATCCAAATCCTTGTTCTACATCTAATTCAAGGAAATCACACCAAAATTTAAAGTTAGTAGCCTTAGTCTTGGCTGTCTACCTAGGACTAGGAACCGTATGCTTCTACCTACTCGAGCCCCAGATGACGGGACACAAAACAAATGAAATTATTGATGCAGTCTACTTCTGCATTGTAACAATGGCCACTGTTGGATATGGAGACATTGTGCCTAATAGTGTCCTTAGTAAGCTATTCGTCTGTGTTTTCGCCTTTGCAGGAATGGCTCTGGTTGCACTAGGCCTGACCAAAGCAGTAGACTATTTTTTGAAGAAGCAGGCAGACTTGCTAATAAATGCTTTACATATGGATCAAAATGCCAGTGAAGCCAAGTATGAAAAGAATTATAAAGGAGTGAAATACAAGTGCTTAGTGgtcattatcattattttgaTGCTCATGATTGCTGGGACAGCCGTCCTAGCTACTGTGGAGAAATTGGACCTTATTGATGCGTTTTATTGTGTTAGTGTGACCGTAACAACATTGGGATATGGAGATAAGAGCTTCAAAACTGAACGAGGGCGCATTTTTGCAGTGTTTTGGATATTGACAAGTACCATTTTTGTGGCTCAGTTTTTATGCTACATTACTGAGCTACATGTTCAAAGAGGACAAAGGGAATTGGTCAAGCAGGTACTAAGCCAGAAGATAACAAGTAAAGATCTGGAGGCAGCAGATcttgataaagataaatcagTAGA GCCTGCTGAGTTCATCTTAGATAGGCTTAAAAAGATGGAGAAGATTAGTGAAGATGATATTGCAGATATAAAGGAGGAGTTTCGAAAACGTGATGTTAATAAGTCAAACACCTTAACTGAATCTGATCTTCCTCAATCAACTCAAGCAGAGAATTGA
- the LOC142639029 gene encoding two-pore potassium channel 1-like: MASDDAKGKGPLQASLVNPTPQTSMTDAPTHRSDPVTDSVSRGTSNTDPSPSTFHFRKSHHTLMLVTVVFAIYLVLGTVCFYLLEPQMKGHKTNALVDALYFCIVTMATVGYGDILPNTVLSKIFVCFFAFTGMALVALGLSKASDSFMKKQGDMLVNALHTDQNARAPGIKKYEKLYKGVECKCLLVFIFILMLMISGTTVLATVEKLDLIDAFYCACVTITTLGYGDKSFKTKGGRIFAVFWILASTISLAQFLAYITELFAQKAQRKLVKQVLGRRLTRVDLEEADLDKNNSIDLAEFIILKLKEMEKISEDDIAPIKEEFRNYALDKSNTITTSDLLQSTQA, from the exons ATGGCTAGCGATGATGCAAAAGGGAAAGGTCCATTACAGGCAAGCTTGGTAAATCCTACACCTCAAACAAGTATGACAGATGCGCCAACACATAGAAGTGATCCCGTCACCGATTCTGTTTCTAGGGGGACAAGTAACACTGATCCAAGTCCTTCTACATTTCATTTTCGGAAATCACACCATACTTTAATGCTAGTAACCGTAGTCTTCGCTATCTACTTAGTACTAGGAACCGTGTGCTTCTACCTGCTCGAGCCCCAGATGAAGGGACACAAAACAAATGCACTTGTTGATGCACTCTACTTCTGCATTGTAACAATGGCCACTGTTGGATATGGAGACATTCTGCCTAATACTGTCCTTAGTAAGATATTCGTCTGTTTTTTTGCCTTCACGGGAATGGCTTTGGTTGCACTAGGCCTGTCCAAAGCATCAGACTCTTTTATGAAGAAGCAGGGAGACATGCTAGTAAATGCTTTACATACGGATCAAAATGCCAGAGCACCTGGTATTAAAAAGTATGAAAAGCTTTATAAAGGAGTGGAATGCAAGTGTTTATTggtctttatctttattttgatGCTCATGATTTCTGGGACAACCGTCCTAGCTACCGTGGAGAAATTGGACCTTATTGATGCATTTTATTGTGCTTGTGTAACCATCACAACATTGGGATATGGAGATAAGAGCTTCAAAACTAAAGGAGGGCGTATTTTTGCAGTGTTTTGGATTTTGGCTAGTACTATTTCTTTGGCTCAGTTTTTAGCCTACATTACTGAGCTATTTGCTCAAAAAGCACAAAGGAAATTGGTCAAGCAGGTTCTTGGCCGGAGATTGACACGTGTAGATCTGGAGGAAGCAGATcttgataaaaataattctaTAGA TCTTGCTGAGTTCATCATACTTAAGCTCAAAGAGATGGAGAAGATTAGTGAAGATGATATTGCTCCTATAAAGGAGGAGTTTCGAAATTATGCTCTTGATAAGTCAAACACCATAACTACATCTGATCTTCTGCAATCAACTCAAGCATAG